The genomic region CAATGCCATAACAAATACCTTTTGCAACTGAAACACCAATTCTTAAACCGGTGAAAGAACCGGGGCCTTTGCTTACTGACACAGCATCAAGATTCGAATAAGAGTTTGCTGTTTTTTCTAACAGTTCATCAATAAATAAGGTGAGCTTAGATGAATGGATGTTTTTTTCGTGCAAGCTGATATAATCGACTAATTTATCATCTTCACTTAATGCAACCGAGCAAATATCAGTTGCTGTTTCAATATGCAGTATTTTAAACACGGAGCAAATTTAAAGAATAGTCGACAACATCCTGATTGTAACTAACAGAAGAATTGAAATAAACAAAATGCGGATGAAAGTGTCGGATAATCGCCTGGCTAATTTTACTCCCTGAGGAGCCATAATTATAACGCCCACTACCATGGGGATGGTTATTTGAGGGTATAAATAACCAAAAGCGTTGCTTCCGGAATGCGATTGGCTTAAACTATATATCAAGACAGAAACAACAGACATAAAAGGCATTACTCCCAATGAAATAGATGTTGCTTTCTTGATCTTAAGTTTTGAAATATCAGAAAGCAGAGGAACTGTAATTACACCTCCTCCAAGCCCGGAAAAGCCTGAAAAAAGTCCCATGAAAAAACCAGCTAATGGATAAATCTTTTTTGGAATATGATCCTTAAAAGCTGTATTCTTCTTTCTTAATGTTAAAAGCATTTTGACGATAAGCAAGAATA from Bacteroidota bacterium harbors:
- a CDS encoding sulfite exporter TauE/SafE family protein; translated protein: MLDLLDIIILFITGCVGGLIAGLLGVGGGVIYVFILSFYLEKLGIVKDIDQVRFILSNSFFAIFFASVFGSIQQFRNKNYHLKEVLLTATTAILVSASITIIILTGDWYTKQKFTLVFVSILFLLIVKMLLTLRKKNTAFKDHIPKKIYPLAGFFMGLFSGFSGLGGGVITVPLLSDISKLKIKKATSISLGVMPFMSVVSVLIYSLSQSHSGSNAFGYLYPQITIPMVVGVIIMAPQGVKLARRLSDTFIRILFISILLLVTIRMLSTIL